A single window of Flagellimonas maritima DNA harbors:
- a CDS encoding O-methyltransferase has translation MHFLSESLENYINNNSETEPDILRELTRETHLKVVQPRMITGHFQGRVLSLLSKIISPKHILEIGTYTGYSAISLAEGLKENGALHTIEINEELYKMQRKYFDKSGFGSMIKQHTGDALDIVPKLDIYFDLIFIDAQKINYDAYFEAVIKKTKPGSVILSDNVLWSGKVIEPVSNSDKATAALIAYNQKLKNDPRVETVILPVRDGLTLSRVV, from the coding sequence ATGCATTTCCTATCTGAATCCTTAGAAAATTATATAAATAATAATTCTGAAACAGAACCCGATATTTTAAGGGAATTGACCAGGGAAACCCATTTAAAAGTGGTTCAGCCCAGAATGATCACAGGACATTTTCAAGGGAGGGTCTTAAGTCTGCTTTCAAAAATAATTTCCCCAAAACATATTTTGGAAATTGGGACCTACACGGGCTACTCTGCAATCAGTTTGGCCGAGGGGCTGAAGGAAAATGGAGCATTGCATACTATAGAAATCAATGAAGAGCTCTATAAAATGCAACGGAAGTATTTTGATAAAAGTGGTTTTGGTTCGATGATAAAACAACATACTGGTGATGCGCTGGATATTGTCCCAAAATTGGATATTTATTTTGATCTAATATTTATCGATGCCCAAAAAATAAATTATGATGCCTATTTTGAAGCTGTAATCAAAAAGACAAAGCCTGGAAGTGTAATTCTTTCTGACAATGTGTTGTGGTCCGGAAAAGTTATTGAACCTGTTTCAAATTCCGATAAAGCGACTGCCGCTTTAATTGCTTACAATCAAAAATTAAAAAATGACCCGAGGGTCGAAACTGTTATTCTACCCGTGAGGGACGGGTTGACTTTAAGTAGGGTGGTATAA
- a CDS encoding phosphatase PAP2 family protein, producing the protein MLKKILEWDRDTFVYLNSLGIEDYDVFWSTVTSITTWIPLFILFIALLFLKFPILEALYKLLTVLCLVAFIIFITDLTKTAVARLRPNNTEEINTLIRILKSPTDFSFFSGHAASSFSITVLIFLFLRKKLKWVVLFFIWPMLFATSRIYVGVHYPVDIIVGALVGIFSGLLFYKLYNRFIPPYLKSTRPSRVE; encoded by the coding sequence ATGTTAAAAAAAATTCTTGAATGGGACAGGGACACGTTCGTCTATCTCAATAGTTTGGGCATTGAAGATTACGATGTCTTTTGGTCCACGGTAACAAGTATCACTACTTGGATTCCCCTCTTCATATTGTTCATCGCACTTCTTTTTTTAAAATTTCCTATTTTGGAAGCACTGTATAAACTGCTTACCGTTTTATGTCTTGTGGCTTTTATTATATTCATTACAGATTTGACCAAAACAGCCGTTGCAAGGCTCCGTCCCAACAATACAGAGGAAATCAATACACTGATTCGTATACTTAAAAGCCCTACGGACTTTAGTTTTTTCTCAGGACATGCGGCCAGCTCATTTTCGATAACCGTTCTTATATTTCTTTTCCTTCGGAAAAAATTGAAGTGGGTCGTCTTGTTTTTTATTTGGCCGATGTTGTTCGCTACCAGTAGAATTTACGTAGGCGTTCATTATCCGGTCGATATTATTGTTGGTGCGCTGGTAGGTATTTTTTCTGGATTGCTTTTTTATAAGCTGTACAATCGTTTTATACCACCCTACTTAAAGTCAACCCGTCCCTCACGGGTAGAATAA
- a CDS encoding carboxypeptidase-like regulatory domain-containing protein, with product MRSKLFFFLSVAVIFASNAQKSNQKEIKGKVYSKDKDVVGVVVQNITSNSAVITGIDGNFSILAKLSDTLIFSAVQFKRKLLPVTEELLNTKSVTVILEEFVNELKEVVVKPFNLSGDLGQDLGGLELEKNVSAEALGLPNAHRKIPTQSERKLQQSTFGKFNPSMILAPPLDPIINAITGRTKMLKNRVKVDKAYARTQRVQDVYIDSLFVTTFKIPAEKINDFMYFCEVDEKFQQTVDSKDRLKILDYLISRSRVYREVNNLD from the coding sequence ATGAGGAGTAAGCTTTTTTTCTTCTTGTCGGTTGCAGTAATCTTTGCATCCAATGCTCAAAAAAGTAATCAAAAAGAAATAAAAGGTAAAGTTTACAGCAAAGATAAAGATGTTGTAGGCGTAGTGGTACAGAACATTACCTCCAATAGTGCTGTTATAACAGGTATTGATGGAAATTTTTCCATTTTGGCAAAATTGAGCGATACTTTGATATTTTCCGCGGTTCAATTTAAAAGAAAGCTATTGCCTGTTACAGAAGAACTCCTTAATACCAAATCCGTTACTGTTATTCTGGAAGAATTTGTAAACGAATTAAAAGAAGTTGTTGTAAAACCTTTTAACCTGTCCGGTGATCTGGGACAAGATTTAGGAGGATTGGAGCTTGAAAAAAATGTAAGTGCCGAAGCTCTGGGTCTGCCCAATGCCCATAGAAAAATACCAACCCAAAGTGAACGTAAGTTACAGCAGTCAACTTTTGGAAAGTTTAACCCTTCAATGATACTCGCCCCTCCGTTGGATCCTATAATAAATGCAATCACGGGGCGTACAAAAATGTTGAAGAACAGAGTTAAGGTCGATAAAGCCTACGCGCGTACCCAAAGGGTACAGGATGTATATATTGACTCCCTTTTTGTGACCACTTTTAAAATTCCTGCTGAAAAAATAAATGATTTTATGTATTTCTGTGAAGTGGACGAGAAATTTCAACAAACGGTCGACTCAAAAGACCGACTGAAAATATTGGACTATCTAATATCAAGAAGTAGGGTATACCGAGAAGTCAATAATTTGGATTGA
- a CDS encoding Sec-independent protein translocase subunit TatA/TatB: MHFLFISGAEIFFILFIVVMVFGADKIPGIAKGLGKGMRQLRDATDDIKREIQKSADKQGIDTDFTKDIRKELEEVKKNVDEVTGAVKRSTK, encoded by the coding sequence ATGCATTTTTTATTTATAAGCGGCGCAGAAATCTTTTTCATCCTCTTTATTGTGGTCATGGTATTTGGTGCGGATAAAATTCCCGGTATTGCCAAAGGCCTGGGAAAAGGGATGCGACAATTAAGGGATGCGACCGATGACATTAAGCGCGAAATTCAGAAAAGTGCTGACAAACAAGGCATTGATACAGATTTTACAAAAGACATCAGGAAAGAATTGGAAGAAGTAAAGAAAAATGTTGATGAAGTGACCGGGGCTGTAAAAAGAAGTACAAAATAG
- the kynU gene encoding kynureninase, translated as MIFQNSLEFAQQLDAEDKLSKYRQEFHFPQVNKKDVIYFTGNSLGLQPKRTQKFVDEVMKDWRELAVEGHFYAEKPWWEYHELLAEGLGKVVGAGAHEISVMNTLTVNLHLLMVSFYRPNKKRYKIICEEKAFPSDQYMLQSQVKFHGFDSSDAIIEVKKREGEHAWRTEDILDKINEVGDELALVLLGGVNYYNGQVLDMEAITRVGKSVGAFVGWDLAHAVGNVKLKLHDWNADFAAWCSYKYMNSGPGNASGIFVNERYLDKKDIPRFEGWWGTKKDTRFLMQPEFDPIETADAWQLSNPPILSIAPYLASLELFDEVGMDTLIDKQRKIVAYLEFILAEIDKEVESSFEIITPMERGCQLSVFLHGEGRSLFDYLMKNGVITDWREPNVIRLAPAPFYCSFEDMYNFGQILKEGILLNQN; from the coding sequence ATGATTTTTCAAAATTCCCTAGAATTTGCACAGCAATTGGATGCTGAGGATAAACTATCAAAATACAGGCAAGAATTCCATTTCCCACAAGTAAATAAAAAGGATGTAATCTATTTTACGGGAAATTCCTTGGGATTGCAACCCAAACGTACCCAAAAATTTGTGGATGAGGTTATGAAAGATTGGCGGGAGTTGGCTGTAGAAGGTCATTTCTATGCAGAAAAGCCTTGGTGGGAATATCACGAACTTTTGGCAGAAGGTTTGGGCAAGGTTGTAGGGGCAGGTGCCCATGAAATTTCTGTCATGAATACGTTGACAGTTAATCTTCATTTATTGATGGTGTCTTTTTATAGACCAAATAAAAAGCGTTACAAGATTATCTGCGAGGAAAAAGCATTTCCCTCTGATCAATATATGTTGCAAAGTCAAGTAAAATTTCATGGTTTTGATTCAAGTGACGCTATCATCGAGGTAAAAAAAAGAGAGGGAGAGCATGCTTGGAGGACTGAGGATATCCTTGATAAAATCAACGAAGTAGGAGACGAGCTAGCTTTGGTCTTGTTGGGCGGAGTCAACTATTATAATGGCCAAGTGCTTGATATGGAAGCCATAACAAGAGTAGGGAAATCTGTAGGTGCATTTGTGGGTTGGGATTTGGCACATGCTGTTGGTAATGTGAAATTGAAGCTGCACGATTGGAATGCCGATTTTGCGGCGTGGTGCAGTTACAAATACATGAACAGCGGACCAGGGAACGCTTCGGGAATCTTTGTGAACGAAAGATATCTGGACAAAAAAGATATTCCCCGTTTTGAAGGCTGGTGGGGTACAAAAAAAGATACTCGTTTTTTAATGCAGCCAGAGTTTGACCCTATTGAAACTGCTGATGCTTGGCAATTAAGCAATCCTCCTATTCTATCAATTGCACCTTATCTAGCTTCCTTGGAATTATTTGATGAAGTAGGGATGGATACCTTGATCGATAAGCAAAGGAAAATTGTAGCCTATCTTGAATTTATCTTAGCTGAAATTGACAAAGAAGTAGAAAGTTCTTTTGAAATCATTACGCCGATGGAGCGGGGATGTCAACTTTCGGTTTTTTTACATGGGGAGGGGAGGTCCTTATTTGACTATCTTATGAAAAATGGTGTAATTACCGATTGGCGAGAACCCAATGTAATACGGTTGGCTCCAGCGCCCTTCTATTGTTCATTTGAGGACATGTACAATTTTGGTCAGATTTTGAAAGAAGGAATTCTTTTGAATCAAAATTAA
- a CDS encoding GNAT family N-acetyltransferase: protein MASSDLIIRNATLEDLSTLLEFEQELIKAERPFDVTLGNDPISYYDIKKMILDEDSKVIVAETDGKIISSGYAIRKKARHYLNHEYYAYLGFMYTHPDHRGKGINSKIVEELKHWSHARGFKEIRLTVYAENVPAIRAYGKVGFKSHLVEMRLE from the coding sequence ATGGCTTCATCTGATTTAATAATAAGAAATGCAACTTTGGAAGACTTATCGACACTCCTTGAATTTGAACAAGAGTTGATAAAGGCAGAAAGACCCTTCGATGTTACTTTGGGAAACGACCCAATTAGTTATTATGACATAAAAAAGATGATTTTGGATGAAGATTCCAAAGTTATTGTCGCCGAAACAGATGGAAAAATTATTTCATCAGGGTATGCCATACGAAAAAAAGCAAGGCATTATCTTAATCATGAATATTATGCTTATTTGGGTTTTATGTACACGCATCCTGACCATAGGGGAAAAGGAATAAATTCCAAAATTGTGGAGGAATTGAAGCACTGGTCACATGCAAGGGGGTTCAAAGAAATACGATTGACTGTCTACGCAGAGAATGTTCCTGCTATAAGGGCCTATGGGAAAGTAGGCTTTAAAAGTCATTTAGTGGAAATGCGTTTGGAATAA
- a CDS encoding M1 family metallopeptidase, giving the protein MNKIKYCFASLLFLFGAMAIAQEEGEAKEERKPGHYNQSKFKQLYEEFSTPNTYRSASGAPGPDYYQQQADYKMNIELDDKNAKIYGEETITYHNNSPDDLEFLWVQLDQNVRTKDSKSLLRNGDGVNFAYTAGNFAKTYVTGPFDGGFNIEFVKDSNGKPLSYTINQTMMRLNIPQPLKSGEKMSFSIKWWYNIPDHTVDRARSGYEYFAKDGNRAYVIAQFFPRMAVYSDVEGWQNHQFWGSGEFALPFGNYDVNITVPADHVLDATGVLQNRDEVFSKEMMKRYKEASKSYDKPVIIVSQAEAEAAEKGFSDKKKTWKFKATNVRDYGFATSRKFIWDMQAVKVGGKDVMAVSLYPKEGNPLWEEQSTKAVVQTLETYSKHTFDYPYHKAISVHAKNQGMEYPMICWNYGRPNEDGTYSDRTKYGMISVIIHEVGHNFFPMIVNSDERQWGWMDEGLDTFMQYLAEQEFGKNYPDVIAPNANYPSRRGAPEKIVPYMSGDQDFMSPIMSNPENVYKLGPNAYGKPATGLNILRETVMGKELFDHAFKTYAQRWKFKHPTPEDFFRTMEDASAVDLDWFWRGWFYTTDYVDIGVKGVKKYYVSNTPTKEMEKYMADRNLTEADMPPLVYLAEEDSEDFTPELKGKSPTETSKNLKEFMMDNMTESERAQVKEPKYFYEVTFDKPGGMPMPLIVEYTYADGSKENITYPAEIWRKNDAEVSRVISSQKELVGIVIDPKLETADIDTTNNSWPMKEEKSDFDKFKENIKGE; this is encoded by the coding sequence ATGAACAAAATCAAGTATTGTTTTGCTTCTTTATTATTCCTTTTTGGTGCTATGGCCATAGCGCAGGAAGAAGGAGAAGCCAAAGAAGAGCGCAAGCCCGGCCACTATAATCAAAGCAAATTCAAACAGTTGTACGAGGAGTTTTCAACTCCCAACACTTATCGTTCTGCTTCTGGAGCACCAGGACCGGATTACTACCAGCAACAGGCAGATTATAAAATGAACATAGAATTGGACGATAAAAATGCCAAAATCTATGGAGAGGAAACTATTACGTACCACAATAATTCACCTGATGATCTGGAATTCCTTTGGGTGCAATTGGATCAAAATGTACGTACCAAAGATTCAAAATCCCTTTTGCGAAATGGCGATGGCGTAAATTTTGCGTACACTGCGGGAAATTTTGCCAAAACATATGTAACTGGCCCTTTTGATGGTGGTTTCAATATTGAGTTTGTGAAAGATAGCAATGGTAAACCTTTATCATACACGATAAACCAGACCATGATGCGTTTGAACATTCCCCAACCGCTAAAAAGTGGTGAAAAAATGTCCTTTTCCATTAAGTGGTGGTACAACATTCCTGACCATACTGTGGATAGGGCCCGCTCAGGTTACGAATATTTTGCAAAAGATGGTAATCGTGCCTATGTTATCGCACAATTCTTTCCAAGAATGGCAGTTTACAGCGATGTTGAAGGTTGGCAAAACCATCAGTTCTGGGGAAGTGGTGAATTTGCGCTACCGTTTGGAAATTATGATGTAAACATTACCGTTCCCGCCGATCATGTTTTGGATGCAACGGGAGTGTTGCAGAACAGGGACGAGGTCTTTTCAAAAGAAATGATGAAGCGTTACAAGGAAGCTTCAAAATCCTATGATAAACCCGTTATCATTGTATCGCAGGCTGAAGCTGAAGCTGCTGAAAAAGGATTTTCAGATAAGAAAAAAACATGGAAATTCAAGGCGACGAATGTGCGTGATTATGGTTTTGCCACTTCCAGAAAATTTATCTGGGACATGCAGGCCGTGAAAGTTGGAGGTAAAGATGTCATGGCGGTTTCGCTATATCCAAAAGAAGGAAATCCACTTTGGGAAGAACAATCCACAAAGGCTGTTGTACAAACGTTGGAAACATATTCCAAACATACTTTTGATTATCCTTATCACAAAGCGATATCTGTCCATGCAAAAAATCAAGGTATGGAATATCCCATGATTTGTTGGAATTACGGACGGCCCAATGAGGATGGTACCTATTCTGACAGAACCAAATATGGGATGATCAGTGTAATTATCCATGAGGTCGGTCATAACTTTTTTCCAATGATCGTAAATTCCGATGAACGCCAGTGGGGATGGATGGATGAGGGCCTTGATACCTTTATGCAATATTTGGCCGAACAAGAGTTTGGTAAAAATTATCCCGATGTGATTGCTCCCAATGCGAATTATCCGTCACGTAGAGGCGCTCCGGAAAAAATAGTTCCATATATGAGCGGAGACCAAGATTTTATGTCCCCCATCATGTCCAATCCAGAAAACGTATACAAACTGGGACCCAATGCCTATGGAAAACCGGCAACCGGCCTTAACATTCTACGTGAGACGGTGATGGGCAAGGAACTGTTTGATCATGCATTTAAAACTTACGCCCAGCGCTGGAAATTTAAGCACCCTACACCAGAGGATTTTTTCCGAACCATGGAAGATGCTTCCGCTGTAGACCTTGATTGGTTTTGGAGGGGATGGTTCTATACTACTGATTACGTTGATATAGGTGTAAAAGGAGTCAAAAAATACTATGTTTCCAATACTCCTACCAAAGAAATGGAAAAGTATATGGCCGACAGAAACTTAACTGAGGCCGATATGCCGCCCTTAGTATACTTGGCAGAGGAGGACAGTGAGGATTTTACACCCGAACTTAAGGGAAAATCACCAACAGAAACGTCTAAAAATTTGAAAGAATTTATGATGGACAACATGACTGAATCAGAAAGAGCACAGGTCAAAGAACCAAAATACTTTTACGAAGTTACTTTTGATAAGCCGGGAGGTATGCCCATGCCGCTGATAGTTGAATATACATATGCCGATGGTAGCAAGGAAAATATAACCTATCCTGCAGAAATATGGAGAAAGAACGATGCTGAGGTAAGCCGCGTTATATCTTCACAAAAAGAGTTGGTGGGGATTGTAATAGATCCTAAACTGGAGACTGCGGATATCGATACAACCAATAATTCTTGGCCGATGAAGGAAGAAAAATCAGACTTTGATAAATTCAAGGAAAATATCAAGGGCGAATAA
- a CDS encoding carboxypeptidase-like regulatory domain-containing protein encodes MKNTILLVILLAFTSISFAQDNRQVLRGKVLYKGGNVPNENVINSTAETATITNDDGQFSILVKEGDQLVFTAVNFQLEVITVTPEMLNNNRLVVEVSEKVTRLDEVVITPENQKKFLEVKNENFKQFEYEIDRTTEVENIAESQTTRGMRDGLNFVNIFKAMFNSNRNDGVDQEPLKVSEVLRQIYDDQFFVVDLKLPQDKIDAFLIYCDDKVPSQTLLRKENEFQLIDFLVTHSKTFLAELNEE; translated from the coding sequence ATGAAAAACACTATCCTATTAGTAATTTTATTGGCATTTACAAGCATATCCTTCGCACAGGACAACAGACAGGTCTTACGCGGTAAGGTTTTGTACAAAGGAGGCAATGTGCCCAATGAAAATGTAATTAATTCTACTGCCGAAACCGCTACCATAACCAATGATGATGGGCAGTTTTCCATCTTGGTCAAAGAAGGTGACCAGCTTGTTTTTACCGCTGTAAATTTTCAATTGGAAGTTATTACGGTTACTCCGGAAATGTTGAACAATAACAGACTTGTTGTAGAGGTCTCCGAAAAAGTGACCCGATTGGATGAAGTGGTCATTACCCCAGAAAACCAGAAAAAATTTCTCGAAGTAAAAAACGAGAATTTTAAGCAGTTTGAGTATGAAATAGACAGAACTACCGAAGTGGAAAATATTGCAGAATCCCAGACGACAAGGGGAATGCGCGACGGGCTCAATTTTGTCAATATATTCAAGGCGATGTTTAATTCCAATAGAAATGACGGAGTTGACCAGGAGCCTCTAAAAGTAAGTGAAGTGCTACGACAGATTTATGACGATCAGTTTTTTGTTGTGGATTTAAAGTTGCCCCAGGACAAAATAGATGCCTTCTTGATTTATTGTGATGATAAAGTGCCCTCGCAAACACTTTTGCGGAAAGAGAACGAGTTCCAGTTGATAGATTTTTTGGTTACACACAGTAAAACTTTTTTAGCGGAATTAAATGAGGAGTAA
- a CDS encoding DUF6702 family protein, whose amino-acid sequence MKKSLIVIIFLILPLLSFTSHKFYLSVTNMAYSEKNSSFQITSRIFIDDLEEVLEERYGVTTALGTKNETKVANEYIEKYLRAKFVVELNGEAVKYTFLGKEYDNDVVICYMEMTDIELSNLESIAVQNEILTDMFEEQQNIVHLKWNGQKRSFVLFRENNKGMLNL is encoded by the coding sequence ATGAAAAAGAGTTTAATTGTAATTATATTTCTTATTCTTCCATTATTAAGCTTTACTTCCCATAAATTCTATCTAAGTGTTACCAATATGGCCTACTCCGAGAAGAATAGTTCATTTCAGATAACAAGTCGCATTTTTATCGATGATTTGGAGGAAGTTTTGGAAGAACGCTATGGAGTAACTACAGCACTGGGTACCAAAAACGAAACAAAGGTGGCAAATGAATATATAGAGAAATACCTTAGGGCAAAATTTGTTGTGGAATTGAACGGGGAAGCCGTAAAGTATACCTTTCTGGGAAAAGAATATGATAATGATGTTGTCATCTGTTATATGGAAATGACGGACATTGAACTTTCAAATTTGGAATCTATTGCTGTTCAAAATGAAATTTTAACCGACATGTTCGAAGAACAACAAAACATTGTCCATTTAAAATGGAATGGGCAAAAGAGAAGTTTTGTGCTCTTTAGGGAGAATAATAAAGGAATGTTAAACTTATAA